In the Flavobacterium acetivorans genome, one interval contains:
- a CDS encoding ABC transporter ATP-binding protein yields the protein MKAKAFDTRLFKRILQYTKPYQWRFNGVIVFAVSLSAFAALRPYLLKQTVDGYIQTEDANGLLFYISLMGIVLLCEVFSQFYFVYWANWLGQDIVKDIRIKLFRHILSFRMKYFDMVPVGQLVTRSVSDIESIARIFSQGLFMIISDLMKMVVVLIFMFYMNWKLTWIVIVAMPILVFVTRIFQRKMQVAFEEVRNQISNMNSFVQERVTGMKIVQLFNREEIEAEKFKEINDKHKKAWIKTILYNSIFFPIADIISSLTLGFIVLYGGIKILNGDNFTTFGDLFSYTMFIGMLFNPLRQIADKFNEMQLGMIAANRVFAIIDTQDQIQDNGKIEADVFLGNIQFKEVRFSYIPEEEVIKGINLDVKAGETVAIVGSTGAGKSTIINLLNRFYEINSGTICIDNQNIEDYTLGSLRKQIAVVLQDVFLFADTIFNNITLNNPEITREDVLAAAKEIGVHDFIMSLPDNYDFDVKERGVMLSSGQRQLIAFLRAYVSNPSILILDEATSSIDTYSEELIQRATETITQGRTSIVIAHRLATIVNADKIVVMDKGLIVEQGTHQELINRETGYYKNLYDSQFSVSQ from the coding sequence ATGAAAGCAAAAGCATTTGATACTCGTTTATTTAAACGAATCTTACAATATACCAAACCTTACCAATGGCGTTTTAACGGCGTTATTGTCTTTGCCGTTTCCTTATCCGCTTTTGCGGCATTACGACCTTATTTATTGAAACAAACTGTAGATGGTTACATCCAAACAGAAGATGCAAATGGACTTTTATTCTACATTAGTTTAATGGGAATTGTGCTGTTATGCGAAGTATTTTCACAATTTTACTTTGTCTATTGGGCCAATTGGCTCGGTCAGGATATTGTAAAAGACATTCGAATTAAATTGTTCCGACACATCTTGAGTTTCAGAATGAAATATTTTGACATGGTACCCGTAGGTCAACTAGTAACCCGCTCCGTATCTGATATCGAATCGATTGCACGCATTTTTAGTCAAGGACTATTTATGATTATCAGTGACTTGATGAAGATGGTTGTAGTATTGATTTTTATGTTCTACATGAACTGGAAACTCACTTGGATTGTGATTGTCGCTATGCCCATTTTAGTATTTGTCACCCGAATATTTCAACGCAAAATGCAGGTCGCTTTTGAGGAAGTACGAAACCAAATTTCGAATATGAATTCCTTTGTTCAGGAACGCGTTACCGGAATGAAGATTGTACAATTATTCAATCGCGAAGAAATTGAAGCCGAAAAATTCAAAGAAATCAATGACAAACACAAAAAAGCATGGATAAAAACCATTCTTTACAACTCGATTTTCTTTCCTATTGCCGATATTATTTCCTCTTTAACCTTAGGTTTTATTGTTCTCTATGGTGGGATTAAGATTTTGAACGGAGATAATTTCACCACTTTTGGAGATTTATTTTCCTACACCATGTTTATAGGAATGTTGTTTAACCCATTGCGTCAGATTGCAGATAAGTTCAATGAAATGCAATTGGGAATGATTGCTGCAAACCGTGTTTTTGCCATTATTGATACCCAAGACCAAATTCAGGATAACGGAAAAATAGAAGCCGACGTATTTCTTGGAAATATTCAATTCAAAGAGGTGCGTTTCAGTTATATTCCTGAAGAAGAAGTCATAAAAGGAATCAATCTCGATGTAAAAGCAGGCGAAACCGTTGCTATTGTAGGATCTACAGGTGCCGGAAAATCGACTATAATCAACTTATTGAATCGTTTTTATGAGATCAATAGTGGAACCATTTGTATTGACAACCAAAATATAGAAGACTATACTTTGGGTTCTTTGCGCAAGCAAATTGCAGTAGTACTGCAGGATGTTTTTCTTTTTGCTGATACCATTTTCAATAATATAACGCTGAATAATCCTGAAATAACCCGTGAGGATGTTTTGGCTGCCGCCAAAGAAATTGGGGTTCATGACTTTATTATGAGCTTGCCTGATAATTACGATTTTGATGTCAAAGAACGTGGTGTAATGTTGTCATCGGGACAGCGCCAATTAATCGCTTTTTTGAGAGCATATGTCAGCAATCCTAGTATTCTTATTCTCGACGAGGCAACTTCATCAATTGATACCTATTCCGAAGAATTAATACAGCGCGCCACCGAAACCATTACACAAGGAAGAACTTCAATTGTCATTGCACACCGACTGGCGACCATTGTCAATGCCGATAAAATTGTAGTAATGGACAAAGGTTTAATAGTAGAACAAGGAACACATCAGGAATTAATCAATCGGGAAACTGGGTATTACAAAAACTTGTACGATTCACAGTTTTCAGTATCACAATAA
- the truA gene encoding tRNA pseudouridine(38-40) synthase TruA, with protein MRYFIQLAYNGTLYHGWQYQPNASSVQETLNKAFSVILNADINLMGAGRTDTGVHAKKMYAHFDFEPSFDIEKLIHKLNSFLPKDIVVYDIIPVANDAHARFDATKRTYEYHINTFKDAFLQEQSWYFHQKLDVDLMNEAAKLLFNHTDFQCFSKVNTDVNTFDCTIFEAYWTRAGAEQENNKLVFTISANRFLRNMVRAIVGTLVNVGIHKITLDDFNDIIESKNRDKAGFSVPAHGLYLTEIDYDYIKN; from the coding sequence TTGAGATATTTTATACAATTAGCATATAACGGAACCCTGTATCATGGTTGGCAATACCAACCCAATGCTTCCTCAGTACAAGAAACTCTAAACAAAGCTTTTTCAGTAATACTAAACGCTGATATCAATCTTATGGGTGCCGGTCGCACGGACACAGGTGTACACGCCAAAAAAATGTATGCCCATTTTGATTTTGAACCTTCTTTTGACATTGAAAAATTAATACATAAACTCAACTCCTTTTTACCAAAAGACATTGTTGTTTATGATATCATACCCGTTGCCAATGATGCGCACGCTCGCTTTGATGCCACCAAAAGAACTTATGAATACCACATCAATACCTTTAAAGATGCTTTTTTACAAGAGCAAAGTTGGTACTTTCATCAAAAACTGGATGTAGATTTGATGAATGAGGCAGCAAAGTTATTATTCAATCATACGGATTTTCAATGTTTTTCAAAAGTAAATACAGATGTTAATACATTTGATTGTACTATTTTTGAAGCCTATTGGACTCGAGCCGGAGCTGAACAAGAAAACAACAAACTGGTTTTTACCATTTCAGCCAATCGATTTTTGAGAAACATGGTTCGCGCTATCGTGGGAACCTTAGTAAATGTTGGAATTCACAAAATAACTTTGGACGATTTCAACGATATTATTGAGAGTAAAAACAGAGATAAAGCCGGATTTTCCGTTCCTGCTCATGGGTTGTATCTCACCGAAATTGATTACGATTACATAAAAAATTAG